Proteins encoded together in one Cellulomonas gilvus ATCC 13127 window:
- a CDS encoding NAD-dependent protein deacetylase, with protein MSSDDARPVTPGSLADVIEVLAGRRLAVLTGAGVSTDSGIPDYRGPDSPPRTPMTFQQFMGDEAFRRHYWARNHVGWRHVGRTLPNAGHRALAELERRGVVGGLITQNVDLLHQAAGSRHVIDLHGRYDRVVCLDCGTVISRAELADRLDALNPGFVESVGAVGDVEIAPDADAVIEQTSHFVVAACAVCGGVLKPDIVYFGELVPRERVERAYAMVDAADALLVAGSSLTVQSGLRFVRHAARTGKPVVVVNRGATRGDRYAAVALDGGTSETLTELAQELPAP; from the coding sequence GTGAGCTCCGACGACGCCCGCCCCGTCACGCCCGGCTCGCTCGCGGACGTGATCGAGGTGCTCGCGGGCCGCCGCCTGGCGGTGCTCACGGGTGCGGGCGTGTCCACGGACTCGGGCATCCCGGACTACCGCGGCCCGGACTCACCGCCGCGCACGCCGATGACGTTCCAGCAGTTCATGGGCGACGAGGCGTTCCGGCGGCACTACTGGGCGCGCAACCACGTGGGCTGGCGGCACGTGGGCCGGACTCTGCCGAACGCGGGCCACCGCGCGCTCGCGGAGCTGGAGCGCCGAGGTGTGGTCGGCGGGCTGATCACGCAGAACGTGGACCTGCTGCACCAGGCGGCGGGGTCGCGGCACGTGATCGACCTGCACGGCCGGTACGACCGTGTGGTGTGCCTGGACTGCGGCACCGTCATCTCCAGGGCCGAGCTCGCGGACCGGCTGGACGCGCTGAACCCCGGGTTCGTGGAGTCGGTCGGCGCGGTCGGGGACGTGGAGATCGCGCCGGACGCGGATGCGGTGATCGAGCAGACCAGCCACTTCGTCGTCGCGGCGTGCGCGGTGTGCGGCGGGGTGCTCAAGCCGGACATCGTGTACTTCGGGGAGCTGGTCCCGCGTGAGCGGGTGGAGCGCGCGTACGCGATGGTCGACGCGGCCGACGCGCTCCTGGTGGCGGGCTCGTCGTTGACGGTGCAGTCCGGGCTGCGGTTCGTGCGGCACGCGGCACGGACGGGCAAGCCGGTCGTCGTCGTCAACCGCGGGGCCACGCGCGGGGACCGGTACGCGGCGGTGGCGCTGGACGGCGGCACGTCGGAGACGCTCACGGAGCTGGCGCAGGAGCTGCCGGCTCCTTAG
- a CDS encoding nucleoside deaminase — protein sequence MTGPARPPAPQDAWAMGLALDEARHAVATGDVPVGAVVVDQHGAVVGRGRNVREADGDPTGHAEVQALRAAAEALGRWRLDDCTLVVTLEPCLMCAGATVLARIPRLVLGAWDPKAGACGSQWDVVRDRRVNHRVEVVGGVREDECATLLRHFFEAQRED from the coding sequence ATGACCGGCCCCGCGCGCCCGCCCGCGCCCCAGGACGCGTGGGCGATGGGCCTCGCGCTCGACGAGGCCCGGCACGCCGTGGCCACCGGGGACGTCCCGGTGGGGGCCGTCGTCGTCGACCAGCACGGTGCCGTCGTCGGACGCGGGCGCAACGTGCGCGAGGCGGACGGCGACCCCACCGGCCACGCCGAGGTGCAGGCGCTGCGCGCGGCCGCGGAGGCGCTCGGCCGGTGGCGGCTGGACGACTGCACGCTCGTCGTGACGCTCGAGCCGTGCCTCATGTGCGCGGGGGCCACGGTCCTCGCGCGCATCCCGCGTCTGGTGCTCGGCGCGTGGGACCCCAAGGCCGGCGCGTGCGGGTCCCAGTGGGACGTGGTCCGCGACCGGCGCGTCAACCACCGCGTCGAGGTGGTGGGCGGCGTCCGCGAGGACGAGTGCGCCACGCTGCTGCGGCACTTCTTCGAGGCGCAGCGCGAGGACTAA
- the upp gene encoding uracil phosphoribosyltransferase — MRLHVADHPLVAHKLTVLRDVTTPSATFRLLVDELVTLLAYEATRDVRTREVEITTPVATTTGTKLAQPRPLVVPILRAGLGMLDGMTRLLPSAEVGFLGMQRDEETLEAITYANRLPEDLSGRQCFLLDPMLATGGTLVAAIDYLLQRGARDVTAVCLLAAPEGIKVVEDFVGDRADVQVVVAAVDERLNEKAYIVPGLGDAGDRLYGVV; from the coding sequence ATGCGCCTGCACGTCGCGGACCACCCGCTCGTCGCCCACAAGCTCACGGTCCTGCGGGACGTCACCACGCCGTCGGCCACGTTCCGACTCCTCGTCGACGAGCTCGTCACGCTCCTCGCGTACGAGGCGACGCGGGACGTCCGCACGCGGGAGGTGGAGATCACCACCCCGGTCGCGACGACGACGGGCACCAAGCTCGCGCAGCCGCGCCCGCTCGTGGTGCCGATCCTGCGCGCGGGCCTGGGGATGCTCGACGGCATGACGCGCCTGCTGCCGTCTGCCGAGGTCGGGTTCCTGGGCATGCAGCGCGACGAGGAGACGCTCGAGGCGATCACGTACGCCAACCGCCTGCCCGAGGACCTGTCGGGCCGGCAGTGCTTCCTGCTGGACCCGATGCTCGCCACGGGCGGCACGCTGGTCGCCGCGATCGACTACCTGCTGCAGCGCGGTGCGCGTGACGTCACCGCGGTGTGCCTGCTCGCGGCGCCCGAGGGCATCAAGGTGGTCGAGGACTTCGTCGGGGACCGCGCGGACGTGCAGGTCGTGGTCGCGGCCGTCGACGAGCGCCTCAACGAGAAGGCGTACATCGTGCCGGGCCTGGGCGACGCGGGCGACCGCCTGTACGGCGTGGTCTGA
- a CDS encoding SDR family oxidoreductase: protein MRIAVAGGHGKVARHLARAMAANGDVPVALIRSLDQVDDVTADGAEAVILDLERCNALDVAGVVSGADAVVFAAGAGPGSGASRKDSVDRGAAAMLAEGAHAAGVRRYVLISSMGADAAPPPGTDDVFAAYLQAKTASELDLRGRDLDWTILRPGMLTDDEPTGLVRLEESVPRGAVPRADVAAVLLALLHEPASAGLVLELTSGVVPVAAAVAAVVDPAD from the coding sequence ATGCGGATCGCGGTCGCGGGTGGGCACGGGAAGGTCGCGCGCCACCTGGCCCGCGCGATGGCGGCCAACGGTGACGTGCCCGTGGCGCTCATCCGCTCGCTGGACCAGGTGGACGACGTGACGGCCGACGGCGCGGAGGCCGTGATCCTCGACCTCGAGCGGTGCAACGCGCTCGACGTCGCGGGTGTGGTCTCGGGTGCCGACGCCGTGGTGTTCGCGGCGGGCGCCGGGCCGGGCAGCGGTGCGAGTCGCAAGGACTCGGTGGACCGCGGCGCAGCCGCGATGCTCGCCGAGGGCGCGCACGCGGCCGGGGTGCGGCGCTACGTGCTGATCTCCTCGATGGGGGCGGACGCCGCTCCCCCGCCGGGCACGGACGACGTGTTCGCGGCGTACCTGCAGGCCAAGACGGCCTCCGAGCTGGACCTGCGTGGACGGGACCTGGACTGGACCATCCTGCGGCCGGGCATGCTGACCGACGACGAGCCGACGGGCCTGGTCCGGCTCGAGGAGTCCGTGCCGCGCGGCGCGGTGCCGCGCGCGGACGTCGCCGCGGTGCTGCTGGCGCTGCTGCACGAGCCCGCGAGCGCGGGCCTGGTCCTCGAGCTGACGTCGGGCGTCGTGCCCGTGGCCGCGGCCGTCGCCGCGGTGGTCGACCCCGCGGACTGA
- a CDS encoding sigma-70 family RNA polymerase sigma factor has translation MDAATVARSDAELIAAVRAGDPTGFAALYERHASAATTVARQYTNDPADADDVVSDAFAAVYGALQRGNGPDEAFRAYLFTVVRRTAAVRREGARKVTPTDDLATLEAGTALAGTAEEPTLAGFERGVVARAFHSLPERWQAVLWHTEVEELTPAEIAPILGLTANGVAALAYRAREGLRQAYLQQHLRDPLEPGCQGVAGSLGAYVRGGLGTRETGKVEAHLEGCGECRALLLELGDVNHGMRAVIAPLVLGLAGLGAFAGLLPAGGVAVGAAAAVAAGSGAVTGGTAGSGAATGGAAREGGAGAAGSGAAGAAGGAGGAAAGGGAIAGLLSGVPAVVVAAVAGAVIVAAVAVSMAIGMNGGGRDPEAGPGVLPTGTATPVPVVTPGGPSAPSSTAPSSDPSTAPSDVPGATDPDPTSDPTDAPTSVPTSDPTTPPPTGEPTTEPTAEPTGEPTTEPTGEPTTEPTDPPDDPTLTIDLPPDGLVLAGGAAGQDLSLTVRNDGGQAAVQLVAEVTLPEGVVVDSAQGTAPTTVLAGPSWSGPFAATALVAPRMFAAADDWTCVVPSPQLARCTLASLPARDAARLTVQVSIDETFDADAAQVGLAVTGLGIEYRPPPIGIDVTPSPARLALDPAQEPVALVARRERTATFLLHNAGRAQAERPQARLTLPAGVTWTGDVVAPWTCRAEGPDVLACERDGMGGRQAVPLTVGLTATSDDAADVRLELAPVRSPYSSSARVAVGVRQPATLAVDGPATVTVAGGRTSSFGLTVANTGDLDAEAAALVVQLPTGLDWVPDSGTGDWRCAADLRPQPTSPQTVRCDGPRLAAGAAASLTLAVQARAGAVGDAGSLVAAASAHDADLGTWTAAVRGTAPVLTVTDAAVGLRADDAGEVVFAVRVQGGADAADAADVVATVDLPGNLLVTARPDAPVPAACEVRYADVTCRWPHVAAGEVVEVLLPVRSTWSSPTTVTVTARAAGAQDAVGHADVPSRSGVLAERFTTHTGGWDVTEAGAPVLTCDAKLAACVRAQAGLADNNSQKMLPLDEAPPAAGTLRAKVPVSSTTTLTVPQGREIAFAGLYWSAVRGGTDTWSGPLDQALLRGPGGAYVPVRGETAERSDASGRRYYTSFADVTAQVRERGAGAWSLADSAVSATRNDNDPTYYGGWSLVVVYAAPGDARVTVYDGGLWVGTATPPPAFRFSTPAGSTARIGVVGWEGDRGLSGDRLRLGGLCTDATTDLVPLRSDGTRGSAGNAFDSSAVGWRTSSSLGIDAKGFAPTTIGCDVSSLTPVTTGDQYLVGAITLRTQPAG, from the coding sequence GTGGATGCGGCGACCGTCGCGCGCAGCGACGCCGAGCTGATCGCAGCCGTGCGCGCCGGCGACCCCACCGGATTCGCCGCGCTGTACGAGCGGCACGCATCCGCCGCGACCACGGTCGCGCGGCAGTACACGAACGACCCCGCGGACGCCGACGACGTCGTCTCGGACGCCTTCGCGGCCGTGTACGGCGCGCTGCAGCGAGGCAACGGTCCCGACGAGGCCTTCCGCGCCTACCTGTTCACGGTGGTCCGGCGCACGGCCGCCGTGCGGCGTGAGGGGGCCCGCAAGGTCACGCCGACGGACGACCTGGCCACGCTCGAGGCGGGCACGGCGCTCGCGGGCACGGCCGAGGAGCCCACGCTCGCGGGGTTCGAGCGCGGTGTGGTCGCGCGCGCGTTCCACTCGCTGCCCGAGCGGTGGCAGGCCGTGCTCTGGCACACCGAGGTCGAGGAGCTCACGCCCGCCGAGATCGCCCCGATCCTGGGGCTGACCGCGAATGGCGTCGCGGCGCTCGCCTATCGCGCGCGCGAGGGTCTGCGTCAGGCGTACCTCCAGCAGCACCTGCGTGACCCGCTCGAGCCCGGGTGCCAGGGTGTCGCCGGGTCGCTGGGTGCGTACGTGCGCGGTGGGCTGGGCACGCGCGAGACGGGCAAGGTCGAGGCCCACCTGGAGGGCTGCGGCGAGTGCCGTGCGCTGCTGCTCGAGCTCGGGGACGTCAACCACGGCATGCGTGCCGTGATCGCGCCGCTGGTGCTCGGGCTCGCGGGTCTGGGCGCGTTCGCGGGCCTGCTTCCCGCCGGCGGGGTGGCCGTGGGTGCCGCCGCAGCCGTCGCTGCCGGGTCGGGCGCCGTGACCGGTGGTACGGCCGGGTCGGGCGCCGCCACCGGGGGTGCCGCCAGGGAGGGCGGTGCGGGCGCTGCCGGCTCGGGCGCGGCGGGTGCCGCGGGCGGCGCGGGTGGTGCCGCCGCGGGTGGCGGTGCCATCGCGGGCCTGCTCTCCGGTGTTCCCGCGGTCGTCGTCGCCGCAGTCGCGGGTGCCGTGATCGTCGCGGCCGTCGCGGTCTCGATGGCGATCGGGATGAACGGCGGGGGCCGGGACCCGGAGGCCGGTCCGGGCGTGCTCCCCACCGGCACGGCGACCCCGGTGCCGGTCGTCACGCCCGGCGGGCCGAGCGCGCCGAGCAGCACGGCACCCTCGTCGGACCCGTCGACCGCCCCGTCCGACGTCCCCGGTGCGACGGACCCGGACCCGACGAGCGACCCCACCGACGCCCCGACGAGCGTGCCGACCTCGGACCCGACGACCCCGCCGCCGACCGGGGAGCCGACCACCGAGCCGACGGCTGAGCCCACCGGCGAGCCGACCACCGAGCCCACGGGCGAGCCGACCACCGAGCCGACGGACCCGCCCGACGACCCGACGCTGACCATCGACCTGCCCCCGGACGGCCTGGTCCTCGCGGGCGGCGCCGCCGGTCAGGACCTGTCGCTCACGGTCCGCAACGACGGCGGGCAGGCCGCGGTCCAGCTGGTCGCCGAGGTCACGCTGCCCGAGGGCGTCGTCGTCGACTCCGCGCAGGGCACGGCCCCCACGACGGTGCTCGCCGGCCCGTCCTGGTCGGGCCCGTTCGCAGCGACCGCGCTGGTGGCCCCCCGGATGTTCGCCGCCGCGGACGACTGGACCTGCGTGGTGCCCAGCCCGCAGCTGGCCCGCTGCACGCTCGCGTCGCTGCCCGCGCGCGACGCCGCGCGCCTGACGGTGCAGGTGAGCATCGACGAGACGTTCGACGCGGACGCCGCCCAGGTGGGGCTCGCCGTGACGGGCCTCGGCATCGAGTACCGGCCCCCGCCCATCGGCATCGACGTGACGCCGTCGCCCGCGCGCCTGGCGCTGGACCCCGCGCAGGAGCCGGTCGCGCTGGTGGCGCGCCGCGAGCGCACCGCCACGTTCCTGCTGCACAACGCGGGCCGCGCGCAGGCCGAGCGCCCGCAGGCTCGTCTGACGCTCCCGGCCGGTGTCACGTGGACGGGCGACGTGGTCGCGCCCTGGACGTGCCGCGCCGAGGGGCCCGACGTGCTGGCCTGCGAACGTGACGGCATGGGCGGGCGCCAGGCCGTCCCCCTCACGGTGGGCCTGACGGCGACGAGCGACGACGCAGCGGACGTGCGCCTCGAGCTCGCGCCGGTGCGCAGCCCGTACTCGTCGTCCGCGCGGGTGGCCGTCGGGGTGCGTCAGCCGGCGACGCTCGCGGTGGACGGTCCGGCCACGGTGACGGTGGCGGGCGGACGCACGTCGTCGTTCGGACTCACGGTGGCGAACACCGGGGACCTGGACGCCGAGGCCGCGGCGCTCGTGGTGCAGCTGCCCACGGGTCTGGACTGGGTGCCGGACTCGGGTACCGGCGACTGGCGGTGCGCCGCGGACCTGCGGCCGCAGCCGACGTCGCCGCAGACGGTCCGTTGCGACGGTCCGCGGCTCGCGGCCGGGGCCGCGGCGTCGCTCACGCTCGCGGTGCAGGCGCGCGCGGGCGCGGTCGGGGACGCGGGGTCGCTGGTGGCCGCCGCGAGCGCGCACGACGCCGACCTGGGCACGTGGACCGCGGCCGTCCGGGGCACCGCACCCGTGCTGACGGTCACCGATGCGGCCGTCGGGCTGCGGGCCGACGACGCCGGCGAGGTGGTGTTCGCGGTCCGCGTGCAGGGCGGCGCCGATGCGGCAGACGCGGCCGACGTGGTGGCCACGGTGGACCTGCCGGGCAACCTCCTGGTCACGGCGCGGCCCGACGCTCCCGTGCCTGCCGCGTGCGAGGTGCGGTACGCGGACGTCACGTGCCGGTGGCCGCACGTCGCGGCGGGTGAGGTCGTCGAGGTGCTGCTCCCCGTGCGCTCCACGTGGAGCTCGCCCACCACCGTGACGGTCACCGCGCGCGCGGCGGGGGCACAGGACGCGGTCGGCCACGCGGACGTGCCGAGCCGGTCCGGCGTGCTCGCGGAGCGGTTCACCACGCACACCGGTGGCTGGGACGTGACCGAGGCGGGTGCCCCGGTGCTGACGTGCGATGCGAAGCTCGCGGCGTGCGTGCGCGCCCAGGCAGGTCTGGCGGACAACAACAGCCAGAAGATGCTCCCGCTCGACGAGGCCCCGCCCGCGGCGGGCACCCTCCGCGCGAAGGTCCCGGTGTCCTCCACCACCACGCTGACGGTGCCGCAGGGCCGGGAGATCGCGTTCGCGGGGCTGTACTGGTCCGCCGTGCGCGGCGGCACGGACACCTGGAGCGGCCCGCTCGACCAGGCGCTCCTGCGCGGACCCGGCGGCGCCTACGTGCCGGTGCGCGGGGAGACGGCCGAACGCTCGGACGCGAGCGGTCGGCGCTACTACACGTCGTTCGCGGACGTCACCGCCCAGGTGCGCGAGCGCGGTGCGGGGGCATGGTCGCTGGCCGACTCCGCCGTGAGCGCCACGCGGAACGACAACGACCCCACCTACTACGGCGGCTGGTCGCTCGTGGTGGTCTACGCCGCGCCCGGTGACGCGCGCGTGACCGTGTACGACGGGGGGCTGTGGGTCGGCACCGCGACGCCGCCGCCCGCGTTCCGGTTCTCGACGCCCGCCGGCTCGACCGCGCGCATCGGTGTGGTCGGCTGGGAGGGCGACCGCGGGCTGAGCGGGGACCGGCTGCGCCTGGGCGGGCTGTGCACGGACGCGACGACCGACCTGGTGCCGTTGCGGTCCGACGGCACCCGCGGGTCCGCCGGGAACGCGTTCGACTCGTCCGCCGTCGGCTGGCGCACGTCGTCGTCGCTCGGCATCGACGCCAAGGGCTTCGCGCCGACGACGATCGGGTGCGACGTCTCGTCGTTGACGCCCGTGACCACCGGTGACCAGTACCTGGTCGGGGCGATCACCCTGCGGACGCAGCCCGCCGGCTGA
- a CDS encoding phosphotransferase, which yields MSPAGLAPHDPVRSPDAGPTRPVGGALPAPDADVVAEPGPLLTTGHRADVFVLDDHTVLRRYRSGEDASAEVEVLRHVSGHGFPAPAVFAAQGPDLVMERLHGPTLLQALAAGEVSLPDGAAILLDLHERLHAVPAPGAARAGDVVVHLDIHPGNVVLSEARGPSLVDWASARAGTAALDVAVTSLLLGEVAVDADGDYSKGARALLAAFATRSPVSPLETLEEAVAARSACPSRLPEEIALIGQAAALVRELMRVSH from the coding sequence ATGAGCCCCGCCGGACTCGCCCCGCATGATCCGGTGCGTTCGCCCGACGCCGGGCCGACGCGTCCCGTCGGGGGTGCGCTCCCGGCACCCGACGCGGACGTGGTCGCGGAGCCCGGTCCCCTGCTGACGACGGGGCACCGCGCGGACGTCTTCGTGCTCGACGACCACACGGTGCTGCGGCGCTACCGCTCCGGCGAGGACGCGAGCGCCGAGGTCGAGGTGCTGCGCCACGTCAGCGGCCACGGCTTCCCGGCACCCGCGGTGTTCGCGGCCCAGGGCCCGGACCTGGTGATGGAGCGCCTGCACGGCCCCACGCTCCTGCAGGCGCTGGCCGCGGGCGAGGTCTCGCTGCCGGACGGGGCCGCGATCCTCCTGGACCTGCACGAGCGCCTGCACGCCGTGCCGGCTCCGGGCGCCGCGCGCGCGGGCGACGTCGTGGTGCACCTCGACATCCACCCCGGCAACGTCGTGCTGTCCGAGGCGCGCGGGCCGTCGCTCGTCGACTGGGCCAGCGCCCGCGCGGGCACCGCCGCGCTCGACGTCGCCGTCACGTCGCTCCTGCTGGGCGAGGTCGCGGTGGACGCGGACGGCGACTACTCCAAGGGCGCCCGCGCACTGCTCGCGGCGTTCGCCACGCGCAGCCCGGTCTCGCCGCTGGAGACGTTGGAGGAGGCGGTCGCCGCCCGCAGCGCGTGCCCGTCCCGCCTGCCGGAGGAGATCGCGCTGATCGGCCAGGCGGCCGCGCTGGTCCGCGAGCTCATGCGCGTCAGCCACTGA
- a CDS encoding DUF1540 domain-containing protein, translating into MTDLMDLPAIAECSVAGCSYNDHSHCHAAAITIGGTSGDAQCATFIPLTVKGGLDKVLSHVGACQRAECSHNSHLECTADSIRVGAGQDTADCLTFAPVA; encoded by the coding sequence GTGACCGACCTCATGGACCTGCCCGCCATCGCCGAGTGTTCGGTGGCCGGCTGCTCGTACAACGACCACTCGCACTGCCACGCCGCGGCGATCACGATCGGCGGCACCTCGGGTGACGCGCAGTGCGCCACCTTCATCCCGCTCACCGTCAAGGGCGGCCTCGACAAGGTGCTCAGCCACGTCGGTGCGTGCCAGCGGGCCGAGTGCTCGCACAACTCGCACCTCGAGTGCACCGCGGACTCGATCCGCGTCGGCGCCGGCCAGGACACCGCCGACTGCCTGACATTCGCCCCCGTGGCCTGA
- a CDS encoding GNAT family N-acetyltransferase: protein MSGDPVLVVPATPADLPAVAAVLGEAFEDDPVIVGFVGPRDGRRERATHLFGALLAAEGDAAVVDVIRGHDGALLGAAVWELPGTDGATLPALLGQTPGFLRALGLGGVRRALTGRSAFARRRPAEDHWYLGQIGVTAAARGAGVGSRLLEHRLRFIDAAGVGAYLESSTERNRGLYRRHGFEPQGVIDGVPHAEPVAMWRAPRTLAEVG from the coding sequence GTGTCAGGAGACCCCGTGCTCGTCGTGCCCGCGACGCCCGCCGACCTGCCCGCCGTCGCGGCAGTGCTGGGGGAGGCCTTCGAGGACGACCCGGTGATCGTCGGCTTCGTCGGACCGCGCGACGGCCGCCGGGAGCGTGCGACCCACCTGTTCGGGGCGCTGCTCGCCGCGGAGGGTGACGCGGCCGTCGTCGACGTGATCCGCGGCCACGACGGTGCGCTGCTCGGCGCGGCCGTGTGGGAGCTGCCGGGCACGGACGGGGCCACGCTCCCCGCGCTCCTCGGGCAGACGCCCGGCTTCCTGCGGGCGCTCGGGCTGGGCGGGGTCCGCCGCGCGCTGACGGGCCGGAGCGCGTTCGCGCGCCGCCGCCCGGCCGAGGACCACTGGTACCTCGGTCAGATCGGCGTGACCGCGGCCGCGCGCGGGGCGGGCGTGGGCTCGCGGCTGCTCGAGCACCGGCTGCGGTTCATCGACGCCGCGGGCGTGGGCGCCTACCTCGAGTCGTCCACCGAGCGGAACCGGGGCCTGTACCGGCGGCACGGGTTCGAGCCGCAGGGCGTCATCGACGGCGTGCCGCACGCCGAGCCGGTGGCGATGTGGCGCGCACCGCGCACGCTTGCCGAGGTCGGCTGA
- a CDS encoding GNAT family N-acetyltransferase, whose protein sequence is MNLTTERLLLRPFRADDGEALHAYLSHPDAVRYEPYGPHTRQESARAAADRAHDERFVAVCLADGTLVGNLYVAPEGPPQWRTWTVGYVMNPGHWGHGYATEAVRALLTELFVVRGAHRVVARCDPRNTASWRLLVRVGMRREAHVLQGASFTTAPDGTPVWHDTYQYAVLASEWGGEALEPGRMDG, encoded by the coding sequence GTGAACCTGACCACCGAGCGGCTGCTGCTGCGCCCGTTCCGCGCCGACGACGGCGAGGCGCTGCACGCGTACCTCAGCCACCCGGACGCGGTGCGCTACGAGCCGTACGGCCCGCACACCCGGCAGGAGAGCGCACGGGCGGCCGCGGACCGCGCGCACGACGAGCGGTTCGTCGCCGTGTGCCTGGCGGACGGCACGCTCGTCGGGAACCTGTACGTCGCACCCGAGGGCCCGCCGCAGTGGCGCACCTGGACCGTCGGCTACGTGATGAACCCCGGCCACTGGGGCCACGGGTACGCGACCGAGGCGGTGCGCGCCCTGCTCACCGAGCTGTTCGTCGTTCGTGGGGCGCACCGCGTGGTGGCCCGCTGCGACCCCCGTAACACCGCGTCGTGGCGCCTGCTGGTGCGCGTCGGGATGCGCCGCGAGGCCCACGTGCTTCAGGGCGCGAGCTTCACCACGGCCCCCGACGGGACGCCCGTGTGGCACGACACGTACCAGTACGCCGTGCTCGCGAGCGAGTGGGGTGGCGAGGCGCTCGAGCCCGGGAGGATGGACGGATGA
- a CDS encoding ABC transporter permease: MFLARRELAFARTRFGLMGAVVALIAVLMVLLSGLSSGLVVDGVSGLLRSPIQAVAFAEGTRTDSAFTRSEVTSEQRDAWAAQPDVAEAELLGTSIVNAKNEDGTPVDLTLFGVEPGGFVSPAAADGRAVTDDGEVVLSTSARDLGIELGDVITLDRLGTTLEVVGFTADQRTFGHVDIAFLSLRTWQEVHAGAGPGDQLTPEAYQVASAVALRGPGGATPDLAAGDAAAGTSARTIEDAFDSSPGYSAELMTMQLIQAFLFAISALVVGAFFTLWTVQRTRELAVMRAIGASTRYLLTDGLMQAAILLVTAVGVGVAIGLGAGAALDGTGMPFALEAGPVTTGAALLLGLGLVGAAVATARIATVDPVTALGENR, translated from the coding sequence GTGTTCCTCGCCCGACGTGAACTCGCCTTCGCGCGCACCCGCTTCGGCCTCATGGGCGCGGTCGTCGCGCTCATCGCCGTGCTCATGGTCCTGTTGTCCGGCCTGTCCTCCGGCCTCGTCGTCGACGGCGTCTCCGGGCTGCTCCGCAGCCCGATCCAGGCCGTCGCGTTCGCCGAGGGCACGCGCACCGACTCCGCGTTCACGCGGTCCGAGGTGACGAGCGAGCAGCGCGACGCCTGGGCCGCGCAGCCGGACGTCGCGGAGGCCGAGCTGCTGGGGACGTCGATCGTCAACGCCAAGAACGAGGACGGGACGCCGGTGGACCTGACGCTGTTCGGCGTCGAGCCCGGCGGCTTCGTCTCCCCCGCCGCCGCGGACGGGCGTGCGGTGACCGACGACGGCGAGGTGGTGCTCAGCACCTCCGCGCGCGACCTGGGCATCGAGCTGGGCGACGTCATCACGCTGGACCGCCTGGGCACGACGCTCGAGGTGGTGGGCTTCACCGCCGACCAGCGCACTTTCGGGCACGTGGACATCGCGTTCCTGTCCCTGCGCACGTGGCAGGAAGTGCATGCGGGCGCCGGACCGGGCGACCAGCTCACACCCGAGGCGTACCAGGTGGCCAGCGCCGTCGCGCTGCGCGGCCCCGGCGGGGCCACGCCGGACCTGGCCGCCGGCGACGCCGCCGCCGGGACGTCCGCGCGGACCATCGAGGACGCCTTCGACTCCTCGCCCGGGTACAGCGCCGAGCTCATGACCATGCAGCTCATCCAGGCGTTCCTGTTCGCCATCTCCGCGCTCGTCGTCGGCGCGTTCTTCACCCTGTGGACGGTGCAGCGGACTCGTGAGCTCGCGGTGATGCGCGCGATCGGCGCCTCCACCCGCTACCTGCTGACTGACGGCCTCATGCAGGCGGCGATCCTGCTGGTCACCGCGGTCGGTGTCGGCGTCGCGATCGGGCTCGGCGCGGGGGCCGCGCTCGACGGCACCGGCATGCCGTTCGCGCTCGAGGCCGGACCCGTCACGACCGGCGCCGCGCTGCTCCTGGGCCTCGGCCTCGTCGGCGCGGCCGTGGCCACCGCGCGCATCGCGACCGTCGACCCCGTCACCGCACTCGGAGAGAACCGATGA
- a CDS encoding ABC transporter ATP-binding protein produces MTTTSPHQPATATRTGLRLSDVTLTFGDGDQQVAALDHVDLEVAPGELVAVVGPSGAGKSSLLAVAGGLAHPTSGAVVVDGIDLTGLRSRALAAFRRDQVGFVFQSGNLVPALTALDQLRLVERITGRRAQTSPEALLDAVGMTDRAHRRPGKLSGGERQRVGIARALVASPSVLLVDEPTAALDRRRSHEIVELLARETHDVGVATVMVTHDHDVLVHCDRVLEMVDGRLSPV; encoded by the coding sequence ATGACCACCACCTCCCCGCACCAGCCGGCCACTGCGACCCGGACCGGGCTGCGCCTGTCCGACGTCACCCTGACCTTCGGCGACGGAGACCAGCAGGTCGCCGCGCTCGACCACGTGGACCTGGAGGTGGCACCCGGCGAGCTCGTCGCCGTCGTCGGACCCTCCGGGGCGGGCAAGTCGAGCCTGCTCGCCGTCGCCGGCGGGCTCGCCCACCCGACGTCCGGCGCGGTCGTCGTCGACGGGATCGACCTGACCGGGCTGCGCTCGCGTGCGCTCGCCGCGTTCCGCCGCGACCAGGTCGGCTTCGTCTTCCAGTCGGGAAACCTGGTGCCGGCCCTCACGGCCCTGGACCAACTGCGCCTGGTGGAGCGCATCACCGGCCGCCGCGCACAGACCTCACCGGAAGCCCTGCTCGACGCGGTCGGCATGACCGACCGCGCGCACCGCCGGCCCGGCAAGCTGTCCGGCGGGGAACGTCAGCGCGTCGGGATCGCGCGGGCCCTGGTCGCCTCGCCGTCCGTGCTCCTCGTCGACGAGCCCACCGCCGCGCTGGACCGGCGGCGCAGCCACGAGATCGTCGAGCTGCTGGCCCGCGAGACGCACGACGTGGGCGTCGCGACGGTCATGGTCACGCACGACCACGACGTGCTCGTCCACTGCGACCGCGTGCTCGAGATGGTGGACGGGCGCCTCTCGCCCGTGTGA